TTGTCCCATTTAGTCAAGTTGGACCCTTTTATCATAATCACAGGTCTCCTTGTGCATGTTCAACTGAAGTACaggtatatacagtatgcatttcTGTTGAGAATTCATTTATAACTGACCTTGGATCAGTTatcatctttatttgagctgATGCTATTACTTGATCTAAAATCgaatcaattcaattaaaattattaacagtagaaaaaaaacaatatataaatagcaaatctgagtgaAGTCTACTTACATCTAACTCAACTTATATAGGTAAGTTTATTCAATATGAACGAGTTTACTCAATTAAATGAGTGCAATTATACTTATAAGGGTTTTCAGTGAAGACAGGCTCAATCAGCATTCATTAGATAATATATCTAATGGGCCACAAGAGATGGCTACATTTCTGTGAACAGGCCAGCTATGCAATACCACCTCTTTAATAAAGTTTTTAAGATTTCAATGTACTCTAAATGTAAACCAACTGTAGTGTGATTGCTATATGACATTACAGCTTTACCCATGTTATGTATTTAACATCAACGTGATGGGCATGATTCACAGCCTAAAAATCCAAATAATACACAAGCATCATTAActtcatttattataataaatatattgtatgtaCACTAATATGACATGAGTATAGTTCCTATGTACAAATCAAACACTAAAATGTTGAAACTGTTGCAAAGTATGCAGCGACACATCTACTGTAAGGCCCATTTCGCCAGAGTGCAAACAGTCAATGACGGGCCATCTGTAGAACAGGGTGACATCATGAGCAACCTCATATATGTCACCTATTAATATAAACTGAGAAACAAACATCGGTTTAATATGCAGAGCCTTTTGATGATGTCCAAGTGTCACAAGTTGGTCGTGGGTCTTCATCCAGTGACCAAATGTCCACTTTCTGATACGCCTACTACTCTGTATAGGACACATATAGAATGTATATGCTACAACTAAGTCCTCTTTAAGTTTCAAGTgatgcagtgaatttctttttgGCTCATAAATCCTGATTATGATCTGTTGCCTTCTATTTAGTAgagtaatcagaatgatgggccATTAGCTGCTAGCACTGCCATCTAAATGCTGGGGAGGTGATCTCCAGCATCATGACATCATGACATCAAGACATCATGCCTCCACAAATTCACAGACCTACTAAAGCAACATGTTGCTGCCTCCATGTACATTCCGACCGAACATCTAAGCCCTGAGTCAGTGCCATCCTGATAAACAGGCCAAACTACATATCTGCAACCAGACCCGTTACTCAAAGATTAATCACCAGGTAGCCCAGAATTCCGGCAATTAATAAAACCGCAGTGAATATAATGCCTGCGAATACTTTCATCATGTCAGTTTCTGTTTCCACCGTTTCTTTGGGTTCCTCCTCGCAAATCGAGATGACACCGACAGACGAATTTCCGACACTGGCTGTGGATTTTAACTCGGCGCCCGCTTCCTGTTTCGCCTCGACAGCCCAATGCGCCACCTGCACCTTCATCTCCATCTCCTCCATCATCTGGTCCACCTGTGCAATCTCGGTCTCCAGCTCTTTGAGATCCGCCGTGTCGATGTTCGCGTCCGCTTCGTATTTCATGTTTTGGACGCTCATGGCTCGGGCCGCCACGGTCGTGGTGCTGCCGGTCATGCCCGTTTGGATGAGGTGTCTCGTTGGCACTTTGAGTGGGAAATCCTGCCCGATCTCCAGGGATCTCTTCATGTCCACCTCCAGGAGCTCCATGCTGCTGGTGAAGAGCACCCAGAGGCGCTCGTATTCGGCGCGGTCGTCTTTGCTGATGCTCTTGTCTTTCAAAAGAGTCGTCAGTTTAGTCCTGTTGGCCACGGCCAACTCCTGGGCTTTATTGCGGGTCTTTTTAAGTTCCTCTCGTAGGTTTTGAGAATCCGACGTGCTCCCCAAAGCAATCACCAGATGCCTGTAGCAAGCCGTTACTTTGTTCAGGGCGTCCAACATGGTTTTGCATTCGTCTTTGCCCATGTTTGCGTAACTCTGGAGACGTggattctaaaaaaatatataaaaagtcgGAGACTGGTAAATATCAGCGGTTGGCAAGGTTTATTAATGACAACGCGCGCGATGTTGGTCTCTTCTAGTTTCCACGGGAGCAGAGCAGCCATACAGATCCGGTCAGCATCGCTCTCGTCATTGCAAATTCCTCTCCATCCATGTTCGCTCTCGGGCTTATCACTAAATGGATCCCTAAACGGCTTTAGTTTTGCTGCCGGAGATTAGACGGCTTCAGAATGTCCGCGCGCAGTGGGCGTGCGTGTGGTGTCGCGTGGATTTAAAAACGCTCGCCCCTCGTCTTTTCGCGAAATATTAACACGCGCCAGACGCCCACTGGAAAGAGAACAGGAGTTCATTTCAAAACTCCAGATCGAACGTTTGGCTCCTGTGACATCACGAAGGCATTCCGAGAGAGGAATGTAAACAAACGTCCGAACGTTCTAAATGCGCCTTGTCTCGCGAGGTTGTTCTCGTTTGCGACGATGACGATGTTGAAGCTGAGATTTTCTTAAGGGAACCCGCTACACGATCGTCTTCGGTGATGTTTAAATACCAATAACATCAATTCTCTATCTCTAAGAAGATCAGCCAAACCTgtcgcatccatccatccatccatccatccatccatccatccatccatccatccatccatccatctatctatctatctatctatctatctatctatctatctatctatctatctatctatctatctatctatctatctatctatctatctatcttttattATAAGCTTTAAAAGGTATTTATAACAGCTGCctgaaatatcttttttttttttaaagactgatAGCGTtgcaataaaacattatattattgtgttataatataatatagaccTTTCATGAATAATtccttaaattatatatatatttttatatatatacacacacacacacacacacactaaaagtttggaataatgtagagatgttgctgtttcggaaggaaattggtattttgattcaccaaagtggcattcaactaatcacaaaatattgtcaggacattactggtgtaaaaaacagcaccatcactatttgaaaaatagtAATTTTGGATCAAAACTAGTcgggtcccatttccagcagccatcactccaacaccttatccttgattaatcatgctaaattgataattttgtactagaaaatcatATTGTTCTTCGTACTTTCAGAGTCCCTGACCCTCTGCTCACGACCATTAGGGACCTTCATGATGGTGGACCCAGGTAAAACTTGgggtgcgacagggatgtcctcttgCTCCCACATAATTTAACATCTATTTTGACCACGTAGTTCGTGAAGCCTTCAATAGCTGTACCGGAGAAATTTCCATGTGGTACAGATACAATGGGAGGCcgatcgatgcccgggtgcggtcaagggatggctccctattgctCAACCATGTTATGTATTCTGTTGATCTGgtaattgctgctcactcagaggaggagttgagGGTGCTGCTGTTGAACCTGGAGCTTGCTACTAAGAggtggggccttaccatcagccccaCCCAAACTAAGCACCTGGCAGGGTACTTTGTGCAATtggacactatatatatataggctataatagTTTGCATCTCAAGCATAGAGTGCATGTAAAAATGATTTCATGGCTTTTGAATTTACAGCAGGACTTGCATACATTTGCGCTTTGTCGCTGAAATATTCTACCATTGTTTTATTAaagcattattatattatattatatttaagcaatatcacacaagcaagagtgcgatatggcccttcATCAGCACCGCTGTGATACGGCCGCAGGCTGAGTGCCATAGATAATCACagaagtgctgatttagggccatattgcacaattgcaagtgtgatattgcttatatacaacagttcaatgaacaagaaaatgtaaaaaaaataggaaaaacaggAGTACAGTCAGAAAAAATGTTGTGGAGAGAGATAAAAGATATAGATATAAACTCACTGAGTGATAGAAATCAAGATAATTTGAAACAATCATAGTAATAATAgttgtagtagtaataataacaataatagcagtagtagtagtagtaataatagtatCTCAGTTGTATAAGATTTTAGACCAGTAAATAAAATGATTGCAGATATACACAATTCTCTATGTTTGGGAGCCGCTCCACTACTGCCGGTGAGCACAACCAACCGAAGTTGTCATTCAAAATGATATTATTGTGGTGAGCAGTGCAGGGCTGTacggcatctgggcagagcgagggcAGGAAGATAAGTGGAGAACGAGTCCCCGAACACGCTGTCGACTGGTCCTCAGCTGCACTTcctcctggcagatggcagcggtgaggactccacaacagtgcatccttcctccttcccgggtttcggcaccaatgtaacgggtCAAGCTGGAACCGCGCTGAGCAGTCAACGTAAACTTTTAATGACACAAATGaacttaaacaaaacataaagagTGCTTTGCAGCAAAACCCACAGACACGCAAACACAAACACCCGtgcttctctctctccatctgtcacTGTCACCTTTACTTAAATACTCCCACCACCCCTCACTAGAACGCAATACCGGTGTGgcgtacaggtgaaactcattcaccacttatcttcccagc
The sequence above is a segment of the Xyrauchen texanus isolate HMW12.3.18 chromosome 29, RBS_HiC_50CHRs, whole genome shotgun sequence genome. Coding sequences within it:
- the LOC127623292 gene encoding regulator of G-protein signaling 9-binding protein-like, which translates into the protein MGKDECKTMLDALNKVTACYRHLVIALGSTSDSQNLREELKKTRNKAQELAVANRTKLTTLLKDKSISKDDRAEYERLWVLFTSSMELLEVDMKRSLEIGQDFPLKVPTRHLIQTGMTGSTTTVAARAMSVQNMKYEADANIDTADLKELETEIAQVDQMMEEMEMKVQVAHWAVEAKQEAGAELKSTASVGNSSVGVISICEEEPKETVETETDMMKVFAGIIFTAVLLIAGILGYLVINL